A stretch of DNA from Vicinamibacteria bacterium:
TGTGAAGCAACCCGCGGCGTTCACGAACACCGTCTTCTCGCCGAGCGCCTTCGCCGCGAGGCGAAGGGCCTCGAGACCGCCGCACCCCCCGCAGATCGACGTGCCCGGCATAATGGGCTCGGCTCTCGCAATCTGTTTCAGATTCTTGATGGCCCGCAGCTCGGTGCTGGCGTACGCGCTCACGACAGTATCCCCTTTCCCGCGATATGCAGCAGTCCCTCCATGCGCTCTTTTTCCGCTTCGGTGTACAGGAGCCTCGGGCTCGGCACCGGATCGCCTGCCGCGGCGCGCTCCAGATCATGGAAGATGGACTCGAGCTCGGGATCGGAGAGGTTCTTTCCTCCGAGCCCCCCGATGATGCTCAGGAGCGCCGGCGCTTCTCGGGTGCCGTATAGTGCGGCGGCAATCTCCTGGAACGTGATGCCTCCGATTCCGGGCGATAGGTTCTGGTCGATCACGCCGACGGCCTTGCGACCCGACAACGCCCGAGCGATGACCTCACCGGGAAACGGTCTCAGCACGCGGAGGCGAAGGAGTCCCGCCTTGACGCCCCGCGCACGAAGTCGTCGCACGGCGGCCTTGCCCTTGGTGGCGAACGCGTTGGACATTACGAGCACGAAGTCCGCATCGTCCATCTCGAAGAGCTCGATCAGTCCATAAAAGCGCCCGAACGCCTCGTGGAAGGCTCGCGCATGTTGCTCGTGGACTTCGAGCGCTCGTCGCTGCGCGAGGTGGAGCTGGTAGCGAAAATAGCTGTAAGCGAAACCACCGAGAACCGCGGTGCCCTGCGCCATGGGCTCGTCTCCACGAATGAAAGCGTGCCTCGGTTCGTAGGAGGGTAGGAACTCGCGAACGCGATCGGCGTCGGGCAGGTCGACGGGCTCGCGCGTGAACGAGAGCGTGAATCCGTCCATGTTGACGAGCACGGGGAGCGCGACGTCCTCGCTCTCCGCGAGGCGGTAGCCGATGAGAACCGAGTCCAGGACCTCCTGGCAGGTCTCGGCGTGAATCTGAAGAAATCCCGTATCTCGGGCGGAGAGGACGTCGTTGTGATCCGCCTCGAGAGTGACCGGTGACGACAACCCCCGAGAAACGTTGACCAGGACCAGGGGAACCCGCCAGCCCGCCATCGTGTAGAGCATCTCGAACCCGTACAAGAGACCCTGGCTCGAGGTCGCGGTGAAGACTCTCGCTCCCGTGGCGGCGGCGGCACCGGCCGCCGTGAGCATCGAATGCTCGGAGTCGAAGGTGACGAAGCGTCCGGCGAGCTCTCCTTCCGTCACCCATCGCGACAGAAGCTCGATGATCTCGGTTTGCGGAGTGATGGGAAACGCGGGAACGTAGTCCACGTCAGCCAAGCGAGCACCCCAAGCCGCGGACGCGTTCCCGGTCAGAAGCTCTCGGGTCATGCGCGCACCTCTCTTTCGACCCGGAACGCCTGCGTGGGACATTCGTGGGCGCAAAGCAAACATCCTTTGCAGACGTCGTAGCTCACCTGGGGGAATTCGTTCTCGTCGAGCGCGATCGCCGCCTCGGGGCACCACACGAAACACAGCCAGCAACGGTTGCACTTTTCCGGCTCGAGTACGGGGCGAAACTGACGCCAGCTTCCCGTGCGCCGCGCCGGCGAGTTGGCGGAAGCATAGACGCTCGGTGTGGCGCGCCGCGCCGGATCGAGGGCGAGCTCGACGAGAACGGCCGGAGTCGCAGTCTCGACGGCCTCGTCTTCCGGCCAGGGGACGGGCGCCCACGAGCTTCCCAGCTCGTAGACCTCGCGTGCGAGCTCCAGGTTGAGCGCTCTCTGTCCAGCATCGAGGGAAGCCTGCGCGAGCTCGTGCTCGACCCCGGCGAGACACTCGGCAAGATCGAGTCCGATCAGCCGCGATGCCGCTGCGCCGAGAGCCGTGCTGAGGCTCTCGACTCGCCCCGTCCTTTCCAGGACCATCGCGGTGAAGTCGGCGTGGACCAACCGTGGGGGAATATTCAGCTCACGCGTGGAGTTCACGAGCACAGTTGTGTCCTCGCGGCACCCAGCGAGGGGTGCGGCTCCTGGGTCGTCCAGGAGCGTGTCGTCGGAGACGACCACGAGATGAGGGCGCTCGATCGCGCCGCGCTCGAGAATGCTCTCGCGTCCGATCCGCACGAAGGCGGCGAGCGGCGCGCCGCGACGCTCGGCCCCGTACGTCGGGGAGTCCTGTACCACGAATCCCGCATCGAAGGCCGCCGAGCCGAGAATACGGCTCGCGGTCTTCATCCCCTGGCCACCTCGTCCATGAAATCGAATGCGCAGAACTTCGCTCACGCATCCAAGAGGAGCAAGAAATGTGCCGGTTCCGAGCCGTTCCTATTGTCGTAATCGACAGGACTGCCGCTTCACAATGGGTTGTTTGACGCAGGAGCCACCCAACTCCTCGTTTAATCGAGCGAGCAGAAAGCGCGCACGCAAGAATCTCGTACGATGAAGACGTCGCGGTCGGCACGACGCTAGATCTTTTGTGAGACCGATTCTACTCCGTCCGAAGCGCGCGCATCGGATCGACGCGCGCCGCCCGGCGTGCGGGGGCATAGGAGGCCACGAGGGCGACCGAAACGAGCACAACGACGATACCCGAGAATGTCAGAGGGTCGGTCGGCCGCACACCATAGAGCAGACCCGTCATCAGGCGCGTCAGACCGAGCGCGAGCGCCACACCGAGAACCACCCCGGCGAGGGCAAGGAGGGCAGCCTGCTTCAACACCATGCGAAGCACGGCCCCGGCTCCCGCTCCTAGCGCCATCCGGATCCCGATTTCGTGCGTTCTCTGCCCAACGAGGTAGGACAGCACGCCGTAAATCCCGACCGACGCCAGAATCAGGGACACACAGGCGAACAAGCCGAGGAGCATCAGCGTGAACCGGGGCTCTGAGACGGAGGCCGACACGACGTCCTCCATCGTTTGAACGTCGTAAACCGGCACGTTGGGATCCAAGGAACGGATCGTGTCGCGTATGGGGACGAGCACACTGCTGGGGTCAGCCGCGGTCTTCACCACCAAGGT
This window harbors:
- a CDS encoding pyruvate synthase, which gives rise to MTRELLTGNASAAWGARLADVDYVPAFPITPQTEIIELLSRWVTEGELAGRFVTFDSEHSMLTAAGAAAATGARVFTATSSQGLLYGFEMLYTMAGWRVPLVLVNVSRGLSSPVTLEADHNDVLSARDTGFLQIHAETCQEVLDSVLIGYRLAESEDVALPVLVNMDGFTLSFTREPVDLPDADRVREFLPSYEPRHAFIRGDEPMAQGTAVLGGFAYSYFRYQLHLAQRRALEVHEQHARAFHEAFGRFYGLIELFEMDDADFVLVMSNAFATKGKAAVRRLRARGVKAGLLRLRVLRPFPGEVIARALSGRKAVGVIDQNLSPGIGGITFQEIAAALYGTREAPALLSIIGGLGGKNLSDPELESIFHDLERAAAGDPVPSPRLLYTEAEKERMEGLLHIAGKGILS
- a CDS encoding 2-oxoacid:acceptor oxidoreductase family protein — translated: MSEVLRIRFHGRGGQGMKTASRILGSAAFDAGFVVQDSPTYGAERRGAPLAAFVRIGRESILERGAIERPHLVVVSDDTLLDDPGAAPLAGCREDTTVLVNSTRELNIPPRLVHADFTAMVLERTGRVESLSTALGAAASRLIGLDLAECLAGVEHELAQASLDAGQRALNLELAREVYELGSSWAPVPWPEDEAVETATPAVLVELALDPARRATPSVYASANSPARRTGSWRQFRPVLEPEKCNRCWLCFVWCPEAAIALDENEFPQVSYDVCKGCLLCAHECPTQAFRVEREVRA